DNA from Amorphoplanes friuliensis DSM 7358:
GCCCGACGACCTGCGCCGCGGCGACTTTCGACACGCTGACGTCGCTGACCTCCGCCAACCGGATGGCCTACGACGGCGGGACGTACGGGGCCGCACTCGCCGACACGACGCGTGGTCTCGCCTCGCAGACCTGGTCGCTGAAAGCGGACGGCTCCGGTTTCCAGAGTGACGGCACCACCGGCTTCGACACCACCGGTCGTGTGGTCAGCCGCACCGACCCCGACGGCAAGACCGCGACGATCACCTTCGAGCCGGCGTCGGGTCAGGCGTTCAAGGTCACCGAGAAGAACTCACTGGGGCACAGCCAGGTTCAGGAGATCGAGCCCGGCCGCGCCAACGGCATCAGGACGACCGACGCCAACGGCAACACCAGCGAGGCTCAGTACGACCCACTCGGCCGCCTCGTCAAGGCCTGGGGAGCGGGCCGTGCGAGCACGGGAGTGCCGGACTTCGAAGCGGTCTACAGCACGCCTGTCGGTAAGCCGCCGTTCGTGACCTCGAAGTCCCGCGGGCACGAGAACCGCATCGAAACCTCTGTCACCCTGTACGACGGCCTCGGCCGCGAGCGGCAGACGCAGGAGCAGGCAACCGGCGGCGGCCGCCTGATCACCGACACGCTCTACAACAGCTCCGGTGAGGTCTGGCAGACCAACAATGCCTACTTCTCCGTGGGCGCACCCAGCGGAGCGATGTTCACTCCGCTGGCAGAGACCGCGGTGCCGAACGCCACGCGGTACACCTACGACGGCCTCGGCCGGGTGACTCAGGAACTGCCGATCCTGCAGGGAGCGGAGAACCCCACCCGGGCGACCCGCTACAGCTACGGCGCTGACCACTCCACGGTGATCAACCCGGTGGGTGCGGCTTCGTACCGCATCTTCACGGACGCACAGGGCCGCACATCCCGCGTCGACACGTTCACCGACGCCGACCGCACCGCGTTCACTTCGATGCGGTACCAGTTCGATGCGCGTGGCCAGCTGTCCAAGGCCACCCACTCCGCCGACAGCACGCGGCCATGGTCCTGGACCTATGACCAGCGTGGCCGGATGGAGACCGCCACCGACCCGGACACCGGAGTCACCCGCACCACGTACGACAACCGGGATCGGGCTCAGACGGTCACCAATGCCCGCAACATCACGCTGTGGAACGGCTACGACGAGCTGTCCCGCCCGACCCAGCAGCGGCTGGGCGGCAGCACCGGTGAGCTGGTGGGTGAGTTCACCTACGACACCGCACCCGCCGGCAAGGGCATGCCGGCCACGGCCACCCGGTACACCGACGGTCTGCCGTACAAGCAGACGATCGGCGGCTACAGCCGGGATTACCAGCCGACGTCCTCGACGCTGACCCTCCCGCAGTCGATCGCCGACACGTGGGGACTGCGGAGCTCCTACAGCTACAACTTCACGTACACCGACACCGGCCTGCCGGAGTCGACGACCGTGCCCGCAATCGGCAATTTCACCGACGAGAAGCTGCTCGTGCGCTACACCGCGGACGGCCTGCCGCTCTCGGTGTCGGGCAAGGAGTGGTACGGCGCCGAGACGGTGTACTCGCCGTACGGGCAGGTCATGCGTTCGACGCTCGGTGCCCAGCCGTACCGGGTCTGGGTCCAGTCCTCGTACTTCGAGGCCTCGGGCGCGCTCACCGATCAGCAGGTCTACCGCGAGGGCACGACGGACAAGACAGTCGTCGGCGGCAACCTGGTGTCGCACCGCTCCTACGCGTACGACGAGGCGGGCAACGTCACGTCGATCCGGGAACGGGCGACAGGTATCCAGGAGCGGCAGTGTTTCTGGCACGACAAGGTCGGCCAGATGACCAAGGCGTGGACCTCCAAGGACCAGGAGACCTGTGCTGCCGGTCCGGTCAACGCCGACGGAACGCCGAACGTCGCGGCGGGCCCGGACAACGCGGGTTATTGGCAGGAGTACGAGTACGACCTGCTCGGCAACCGCAAGAAGCTGGTCGAGAAGGACCTCACGGGTAACGCCGCGAAGGACGCGACCACCGACTACAAGTACGGCAAGGCCGATGGCAGCCAGCCGCGCACCCTGACCAAGGTGACCAAGAAGTACGTCACCCCGGCGGGTGCGGCGGTCACCGCCGAGGCTGAGCGGCTCTACGAGCTGACCGGTGACACCAAGTCGGTCACCTCGCTGCAGAACGGCGACAAGCAGGACCTGGCCTGGACGTTCGACGGCAAGGTCGAACGCATCGCCGGTCAGGGCGCCAACGGCAAGACCTCGTACATCGGTCTGGCGGGCAAGTGCCTCGACCTGAAGTCGAGCATGCCGACGGCCGGCCAGCCGATCCAGCTCTACACCTGCAACGGTGGATTGGCGCAGAAGTGGCGCTTTACGCCGGCGCCGAACCAGACCGACGCGAACCTCGGCACGCTGTCGATCCACGACGGCTGGTGTCTGCAGCCGGCGGCCAACACGGCCGGTTCGGCGTTCGGGCTACAGAAGTGTGACGGCTCGGCGGCGCAGCAGATCAAGCGGAACCTGGCCACCAACCAGCTCACCCACGTCGGGTCCGGGCTGTGCGTGGCGGTCAAGGACGCAGCTACGACCGACGCGACCCCGGTCGTGCTGGTCGCCTGCGCCGTGACGTCGACTGCCCAGCAGTGGCAGGCGCAGAACGAGACGCGTCACATCTACGGCCCCGACGGGTCGCGCCTGCTGACAGTGCAGGGCAAGCAGGCCACGCTGCACCTGGGCGAAGCCGAGCTCACCGTCCAGCAGGGCGGCATCCTGGTCAACACGCAGCGCTCGTACGCGGTACCCGGCGGTGCCGTGATCCGCAACGCCTACGGTGCGGGCACCTCGGGGTTGATCGCCGTCGCCGCCGATCACCAAGGCACGCCGTACGCCGAGGTTGCTCTGAACAGCACGATGCAGGTGCGGATCCGGAAGCAGGACGCGTTCGGCAACCAGCGGGCGACGGTCCCGCTGGGCATGCACATCGCGAACAACGACGGGTTCCTCGGCGCAAGCCGCGACGACGCCTCGGGTTACGCCCCGCTCGGCGCGCGTCTCTACGACCCGGTCGTCGGACGGTTCATGTCGGCCGACCCGGTGCTGGACCTGGCCGACCCGATCCAGTCCAACGGGTACGCCTACGCGCACAACAACCCGGCCACACTGTCCGACCCGTCGGGTCTGTCGGTATCGCTGACGCCGTCCGAGATGGCCGCAGCGCTCACCGGTGCCGGCCTGTCGGCAGCGCAGGTCGCTGACGCCCAGGCCAACTCCACCCGGTCGCTCACCTCGGTGATCCTGTCGGCGGCCTGGTCGATGCTGAAGGACTTCATCGGCATCACCGATGCGATGAACTGCTTCGGCGGTGACATGTGGGCCTGCGGCAGCTTGATCATCGGTGCGATCCCGTGGGCCAAGCTGGGCAAGATCCCTGCGGTGCTCAGAGCCATCGACCGCACCATTGCCGCCATCCAGGCCTGGAAGACGGCGAAGAAGGCGGCAGAGGCTGTCCTGGCTGCCGCTCGAGCGGCGGAGAAGGCTGCGCTCAACGCCAAGAAGGCGGCGATCGAGCGAGCCAAGAAGGCCGCGCAAGCTGCCAAGAAGAAGGCTGCGGAAAAGGTCAACACGACCAGCAACCGTGCGGTCAACGCCACGAAAAAAACCGGTAACCCGGTCCAGAAACAGGCACAGGCCAAGGCCAACCCGAGGGGCGCGTCGGCTTCCGGCACCAGCTCCGGAAAGGGCGGCGGCGGCAAGGGCAAGTCGGGTGGGTCCTCCGGCGGGACGTCACGCGGAAGTGGCGGCTCCAACGGCGGTGGCGGTGCCAAGAAGGCCGGCGACGGGGACTCCTGCCTGACCAACAGCTTCACTCCGGGCACCAAGGTGCTGATGGGCGACGGCTCGCAGAAGCCGATCGAGGACGTGAAGCCCGGCGACGAGGTCAAGGCCACCGATCCAAAAACCGGTGAGACCCGGGTGGAGAAAGTCACCGCCGCCATCCAGGGCGAGGGCGTCAAGCACCTTGTCAAGGTCACGATCGACACCGACGGTGCTCGCGGCTCGGAATCGGCTCAGGTCACGGCCACCGACGGTCACCCGTTCTGGGTGGCGGAGATCGGTGACTGGGTCGACGCCACCGACCTGCAGACCGATCAGTGGCTGCGGACGAGCGCCGGAACCTACGTCCAGATCTCGGCGATCGACCGCTGGGACACGCCGCAGGCGACCGTCCACAACCTCACAGTCGGCGAGGTCCACACCTACTACGTCGTCGCCGGCGACGCACCTGTCCTCGTCCACAACTGTGGCGGCGACGGCAACAAGTCCACGGGCGCGGACGGTGGCGGCGATGTCGACCACATCGCGCTCGGCCGTTACGACAAGAACAGTGGCATGGACAACGGTGGCCTCGGGGCCTTCGCCGACAAGGTCGGCGCCCGGCGCATCAGCGGCACCCCGGACAGCCCGTGGGACCAGCAGGTCACGGACGCCGTGGCCGGCGTGTCGACCGGGCGGGTGAAGATATCCTTCATGCTCGACGGTCTTCCGGGAGCCGGCGGCGGTGTCGCCTCGGCAGTGAAGTCGGCGCAGAAGACATTCGAGAAGAGTGGCCGGGCAGGCATCATGCACACGCAGTGGGAGTTGCTGCAGGTTGCGGATGCCGGGTTGCTCGACAGCGTCGACTTCTACCGCTGGAACAGAAAAACGAGTGACTGGGGGAAGCTGTGACCTTCCGGTACCTGGCCGCCCCCGGGCCTCTCGAGCTGACGTTCGGCGTCCGCCTGTGGGCGTTCGAACCAGGCCACTCGAAGCTGCTCCTGCGCGGGTTCTCGGACCCCGAGTCCGAGGACGGGCAGACCATCGTCGATGTCGTCTTCAGCAACGTGACCCGCATGCGGCTCGATGCCGGCTACCCGGGCCTGATGGTCCGGGTGGCCGAGGAGTCCGACGCGATCCCGCAGGCCGAGATCGGCAGGACGTTCACCGACGACAAGGTCTACGCGGTCAACCCCGGTCCTCGCTACGGCTTCGTCGTGGCGGAGCGGGTGGACTGGGCGACCCTGGACATCCAGGGCCACGAGCCGAGCCCCCTGCTGGCCGAGGACACCGCACGGCTGACCGATGTGGCCGTGGGGGACATCTACTGGCTGTGAGCTGAGCTGAACGAGTAGTGGCCGGATCCGAACCATGGGTCCGGCCACTACTCGTTCTCTCCGTGCGGTGAAGATCTCCGAGCGGTCGGTCTGACAACCTCCTCGACAGCACCGCCCGGTCGCCTTGTGACTCCGCCAGGGCGACCGAGCGTTGTGCACAAGTGGCCGCCCCGTACGGAGGCCCTGACGGATGCCTCTCGGGCGCCGCAGGTGGTCGGTCAGCCGGCCATGCTTCATTCTGTCGCCACGTCCCTCGCCGGTGAGATCGACAGTGACGCCGTGCGGACGTGACTTGGCAGCGCCTGGACGCGCCCAGGGCAATCGTCTCCGGATCTACGAACCGCCAGGGCCATGCCGGATGGTCGGGGTCAGATGCCTGCTGCCGCTCCACCAGCGTCAGGCGAATGACACCCAGGAGTGGCCCGTTGTGGCGTCCAGCGGGTCGCTGCTGTGTTGTCGGCCCTGATCGAGTGCCATCAGGTGTCCGGCGCAGTGAAGGCGCCGAGCCGGACACAGAACAGGCCCGGGCGATCGCCCGGGCCTGTTTGGGGTCTACTGCGTCAGCCGAAGGCCTTGATCGAGCGCCAGTCGTTCGACAGGACGGTCTTGATCGAGGCTCCGGTGTTGGTCTTGGACGGGTTGTAGAGGCGCGTGTTGCCGTCCGTCGCCGAGATGGCCCACAGGTCGGCCACCCCGTCGGCGTTGGAGTCGGGGAAGCTGATGACTTCCTTGATGGCTGTCTCCTGCCAGTTCGTGCCGTAGGAGACGTCACCCGCGCGGGAGTTGCCGGCGATCTTGATCGAGTCGAGGGACACGCTGCCCGCGATCGTGCCCGGCTTGCCGTGGCGGACGTACATGCCGCCGGCGTCGAGGTTGCGCCAGAGGAGGTCCGGTGTGCCGTCCACGTCGATGTCGCGGATGGCGATGAGGTCGCGGCGGGCCCAGGCGGTGCCCTCCATCAGGACGGCCTCCTGGAAGCTGGCTCCGGAATATCCGCTGAGCACCCAGAAGGCGGTGCCTGCGCGCAGGGCCAGGTCCGGTCGCTTGTCGCCGGTGATGTCGCCGACCGCCAGGAGCTCCGTCCAGGTGGACGGGGCCGGCGTGTTGGACGGGAGCAGGACCCGCAGGCGCTGGTCGACGTTGAAGCTGCCGTAGCCGTCACCCGGGTACAGGTAGAAGCCGCCGTCGGGGGTGCGGGCGAACAGGTCGGTGATGCCGTCACCCGGGTACGCGTCGTCGTAGTGGGCGATCAGCGCGGACTTGCCGGTGGCGGAGTCGAACCAGTGGCCGGCCGGGTTGAGCTTGTTGCCGGTCGTGTACGACGAGGCGAGCGAGGTGTAGAGCTCACCGGCGAGGTCGCCGGGCAGCGTCCGCAGGTGGCCGTTGCCGTCGACGACCAGCAGGTCGTTGATGCCGTCACCACCGGTGTCACCCGGGCCGTCGGCGTCGTCGCGCGGCGGCACGTACGTCGTGTAGCTGGTCAACACACTGCGGTTGCCCGCCTTGTCGTACGCGTACACGATCAGCGACGTCGGTCCGGCGTGCCGGGGCTTGAGGCCGGTGACGGTGGCGGTGCCGCTGGCGTTGGCGGTCACGGACAGGGGCGAGATGTATTCGAACGAGTACTCGAAGCGGGCGGCGCCCTCGGCGGTGAACGTGACCGAGCCGGTCTCACCGAACTTCTTCGTCGCCCAGGTCGCGCCGTCCGACGTGGCCTCGGGGTAGTCGTCGCTGGTGACCTCGGGTGCCGCCGGCGCGGAAGCATCGACCGTGAAGCGGCAGGGCTCGGTGGTGTTGCCGGGGAAGAACGACGACACGGCGTCCGACGAGTCCTCCGAGCGGACGTCCCACGAGTACGTCGCCTTGTCGACCAGCGTGGTGGAGGCGATCGTCGTCGACGCCTTGCCGGAGCTGTTCGGGGTCACCAACACGCCGGACGGCACGGTGCCGCCGGTCTTCCAGTAACGGAAGCGGAGCTTCTCGAGGTTGCCGTCGGGGTCCGTGGCGGTCGCCGAGAGCACGATGTTGGTCTTGGCGATCGTCACACCGTTGCCCGGGCCTGGAGTGCAGGCGCCGCCGGGGTTGGTCGTGCCGCCGGTCGGCTCCTTGGGGGGCGTGTTGTAGGTCGCCTCGAGCGTCGCGGAGTTGGCCTTGAACTTGCGCCAGGTCTCGGTGTCGCCCTCGCTGGTGGCGCGCATCCCCAGCGTCAGGTTGGTGCTGCCGCTGTCGGCCGCCGCCTGCGCCGCGTTCTTGATGTTGAAGGCCGCGTAGTCGTCGGAGCAGGAGCTGGCGTAGCCGTACGCGAAGGAGACCTTCTGCTGCAGGGTGATCCAGCTCGGCTGTTTGTTCCAGGTGGTACCCGAGGAGATGGCGCCGGTGTGCCAGAGCTGGAACTCACGTTTGGTGCAGGACCACGAGTGGGTGTTCAGCACCTTGAAGCTAGCCGAGCTGACCGTCGCGCCCTTGATGTTCTTGAAGGCCATCCGCCAGAACGAGCGGGCCAGGCCGTTGGTCTCGGTCTCGTAGCCGACACGCGCCTCCGAGGTGCCGCCGTTGAAGCCGGTGCCGTTGAGGAAGTTGCTGTTCGGGTTCGGCTTGTGCACCAGCGTCCAGGCCTGCTCACCGCTGTTGATCGGCGGGTCGAGGAAGACCGGGAAGCGGACGTTCTTGTCGGTCAGCAACCCGGTGCCGGCGGCGTCGAGGTGCAGGACAGCCTTACCGGTGCCGTCGCCGTCGAGTCGCGTCGGCATCGGCGCCTGGCGTACCCCCGGCTCCAGGCCCTGCAGACCGGAGAGCTCGAGCACGTCGGCGGGGGTGGCCACCGACAGGCGCGGGGCCGTGGGGGATTCGGGGTCGCGGCCGGAGGAGTCCCAGGCGAAGGGGGTCGGGACGGAGCCGATCTCGGCCTTGGTCTTGGCGTCGAAGATGCGGACACCACCGGTGGTGCTGTCATGGCGGAAGACCGCCTGCGCCGAGCTGAGGCCGTAGGCCAGCGAGCCGAGCTCCTTGTTCGCGGCGGCCTCGCGGTTCTTCACGATCAGCAGGTTGGCGAAGCCGCCTTCCTCGCGGGCGACCAGCAGCAGGTCCACACCGGACAGCACCTCGGGGTAGAGAGCCCGCGAGCCGTCGAGCACCGGCTCCGGCAGCGCGCCCGGCCAGGTGTAGGTGATCGTGCGGCCGTCGAGGTCCATCTCGGCGAGAGTGGTGTCACCGGGCGTCTTGCTGCCGGCGGAGAAACGCACGGGGACCGGGCTGTTCCCGGGCTGCACGGTGTTGCCGGTCCGCGTCAGCTTCAGGTCGATCGGCGCCCACTGCCCGGCGGAGTTCTTCGCCCGTTGCGGCACCGCGGTCACCTGCGTACGCATCTGACCGTCGGGCCGTGCCCAGGTCAGCGACGTGCCGCTGGTGGCCTTGTCGACCAGCACGTCCTTGCCGGTGCTGCGAGCCTCGGCCATCGCCGTGCTCTCGTCCTTAGGGCCGAGAGCAACCGGAACGACATCGACCCCCTGGTCCCGCTGCGCAGGTGATTCATCGTCTCCCGGAAGCCACAACGGCACCGAGGCGGCGACGAGCACCGCGGGGACAGCGACGAGGGTGCAGGCCAACCGGGCACGGGTGCGCACGAGAGGACTGAGCAGGCGAGGCACGGTCACAGCGTTCGACTCCCGTGGGGTCCGGATGGAAAGAGAGGCAGAGCGCGGACACGATCGCACGGCGACGGGAGGGCTCGCGGGGATGCCAATTTGTTACCAACCAAAGGTTTCCTAAAGGAGTTACGACCGTCCTATCCGGATTTGCCCCGCTGAGGACGGCCAATTGCCAGGCTTTCCTCAGCGTTGATCGATATATCCGAATCCTTCGTCCTGTCAGGTTTTAACCAAGATCCTGGCGTGATCTGATTCACATCCATCACTTTCCGCAATCTTGAAACACGCACAGCGCTGACGGGACAGTGCCCCCGCATGCGCCTCGCCTGGCGTGTGTTCCTCGCGCCCAGTGGGAGTCGACACTTATGCGTGGTCCAGGTCCGCTGTTCCGAAGAGGACGCACGGCCGTCATCCTCATGCTGACGGCGACGCTGGTGGGGTTGAACGTGCCCGCATCGGCGTTCGCCGTGCCAGGCCCCGGTATGGACCGCGGTGACGCGGTCGTCGAGCTGCCGGACGTGCCCAAGAGCACCGAGGTCGGCCAGGACGAGGACGCCGAGGCGAACCTGACCACGGCCGACGAGGTGCCGGTCGACCCGTACGCCCCGACCGCTGTCACGCCGTGGCAGCAGGACAGCGGCGTTGTCGACCTCACGGGCATCGCGCCCGGTGAGAGCAAGCCGGTCGACGACCTGCCGATCGCTCTGGGCGTACCCGAGGGAACCGACCCGGCCGACCTCGCCGGTGCCTGGACCGTCGGGCTCGCGGCGCCCGAAACCTCGCAGGACGCCGGCGTGCCGGGCCTGATCCTCAAGCTCACGCCGCCGGCGGCCGCTGCGCCGGAGGCCGCGGTCGCGCTGAGCGTCGACTACACCGCCTTCGCCGACCTGTACGGCCCGCAGGCCGCCGACCGCTTCGGCCTCATGCTGCTTCCGGACTGCGTCTACGACGCTCCGGGCACCGGCGACTGTGCGCCGGTCGAAGGTGAGGAAGAGGACCCCGCCGCCGCACCCACCGCGCAGCGGCTGTCGAGCGAGGTCGAGCTGGTGCCGGCCAAGTCGTCCGTGATGCGGACCCTGGCGACCTCGAACGCGTCCACCCGCCGCATCGTCACCGGTAGCGTGCCTGTCGGCAAGCTCCTCGACGACTCCACCGGCACTGGCGGTGTCGGTGGCATGGCCCGCGCCGCGGCCGAGTCCGGTTCGGGTGTTGTCGGCGCCCTCGACACCGGTGCTTCGTCGTCGGGCGACTTCACCGCGACGCCGCTGCTGTCCTCCGGCTCCTGGGCGTCCGGCTCGTCGTCGGGTGCGTTCACCTACTCGTACCAGGTCCAGGTGCCCGAGACCGCCGGTGGCCTGACGCCGCAGATCGGGCTCTCCTACTCTTCGCAGTCGGTTGACGGCCGAACGTCGGCCAGCAACAACCAGGCCTCGTGGATCGGTGACGGCTGGGACTACAGCGCCGGCTCGATCACCCGCACCTACGCCAACTGCACGCAGGACAGCAAAAAAGCCGGATCGAGCAACGCCAAACACCGTACGGGTGACATGTGCTGGGGCTCCAAGAACGCCACCCTGTCGCTGGGCGGCTCCACCACTGAGCTGGTGTGGGACGAGAGCAAGGACAAGTGGTTCACCGCCAACGGCGACGGCTCCGTGATCGAGCAGAAGTTCGACACCAGCAAGAGCAACGGTGACAAGGACGGCGAGTACTGGGTCGTCACGACCCGCGACGGCACGAAGTACAACTTCGGCCTGAACAAGCTCCCGGGCTGGTCGGCCGACGCCGCCGTCACCAACTCCGTGCTCACCGTTCCCGTCTACGGCAACCACGCCGGCGAGCCGTGCTACCAGGGCTCGACGATCGACGACTTCAAGAAGTCCGCCTGTACGGAAGGCTGGCGCTGGTCGCTCGACTACGTGGAAGACATTAACGGCAACGCCATGAGTCTCTGGTGGGCCAAGGAGCAGAACTACTACGCGAAGAACTTCAACTTCAAGTCGCCGGTCAAGTACGACCGTGGTGGCTACCTGACCCGGATCGACTACGGGCAGCGCAAGGACTCGGTCTTCTCAGCCGCCCCGCAGGGTCAGGTCTCCTTCGCCGTCGACGAGCGCTGCTACACCGAGGGCTCGGTCACCTGCACCGACGCCAACTTCGCCAGCAAGGACCCGGGCAAGTACCGCGTCTGGTACGACACCCCGGCCGACCTCCGCTGCGAGTCGAAGAAGATGTGCTGGAACGCCGCACCCTCCTTCTTCACCCGCAAGCGCCTCGACAAGATCACCACGTCGACACAGCGGGTCCAGGGCTCGACGGCCCGTCAGACGGTCGACGAGTACCAGCTCAAGCAGTCCTTCCCGGTGCTCAAGACCGGCCCGAACACCGCGCTGTGGCTCGAGAAGATCACCCGGACCGGCTTCGGCGTGGGCGGCGACAAGATCGCCCTCAACCCGGTGAGCTTCGAGTCCAACGCCGAGGACATGCCCAACCGCGTCAAGCGCGACAACCGCCCCGGCTTCTCCCGCCTGCGCATCGCTCGCGTCATCAACGAATACGGCGGCGAGACTGTCGTCAGCTACAAGGCACCTGAAGGTGACTGCAAGACCGGCACCGGCCTGCCCGGCAAGGGTGACACCGCCGAGCTGAAGTCGAACACCCGCCTGTGCTTCCCCGCCTTCTGGCACCCGGACCCGGCGGCCGAGGACATCGACTGGTTCCAGAAGTACGTGGTGGAGAACGTCGAGGAGCTCCCGAACGTCGACGGCGCGTTCAGCACCGTCACCAACTACGCCTACAAGGGCGCGGCGTGGAAGCTCGCCGAGCAGGAGTTCACCAAGAAGGCCACCCGGACGTACTCCGAGTTCGGCGGTTTCGAGCAGGTCACGACCCTGACCGGCGCGGAGGACGCGGCGATCGGCAGCAAGAAGACGAAGGCCGTCGCCCGGTACTTCCGCGGTCTGGGTGACACCGTCGCGGTCAAGGACATCGCCGGCAACGAGATCGCCAAGGACGAGGACCCGTTCGCGGGCCGCATCGCCGAGGAGCTGACCTACAGCAGCGCCGGTGACGCCGACACGGACTGGCTCACGCGCAACGTGACCTTCCCGGCGGCAACCGAGCTGGGACAGCGCGACCGCGACGGCATCAGCCCGTTGCGAGCCTGGCGGATCACCGAGCCGCGGCAGCTCACCTACACCAAATCCTCCGGTACGGGCGACGACAACCGCACACAGCGGTCGATCGAGACCAAGACGACCTACGAGGCGACCTACGGTCTGCCGACGCGGATCGAGTCGCTGGGTGACACCGGCAGGACCGGCGACGAGTCGTGCACCAGCCTCGAGTACGTCCACCACACCGGCAAGAACGTCATCGGCCTGACCAAGCAGGTCCGTACCAGCCCGACGACATGTGCCGCGGCGACCTTCGACACCTTGAAGTCGCTCACCTCGGCCAGCCGTTCCAGCTACGACGGCGGTGCCTACGGTGCTGCGCTGACCGACCAGACGCGAGGTCTCGCCACCGAGACCTGGACGCTGAACGGCGACGCCACCGGCTTCCAGAGCGACGGCACCACGGGCTTCGACAGCATCGGGCGCGTCGTCCGGCGTACCGACGCCGATGCCAAGGTGTCCACGATCACGTACGAGCCGGCGACCGGTCAGGCGTACAAGGTCACCGAGAAGAACTCGCTCGGCCACGACCAGACGCAGGTGCTGGACCCGGGACGCGCGGTCGGCCTCAAGGTCACCGACCCGAACGGCCACGTCAGCGAGGCGAAGTACGACGCGATGGGCCGCCTCGTCGAGGCTTGGGCCCCGGGACGCGTTCCCTCCGGGTCGGCGGTGCCGGACTTCAAGGCCATCTACAACACGCCGGTCGGCAAGCCGCCGTTCGTCACCACCCAGACACGGGGACACGAGAACCGCGTCGAAACCTCCGTCACGCTCTACGACGGCCTCGGCCGCGAACGGCAGACGCAGGAGCAGGCCACCGGTGGTGGCCGCCTGATCACCGACACGCTGTTCAACAGCTCGGGTGAGGTCTGGCAGACCAACAACGCCTACTACACCGCCGGCACACCCAGCGGAGCGATGTTCACCCCGCTGGCCGACACCGCGGTGCCGAACGCCACGCGGTACACCTACGACGGCCTCGGCCGGGTCATGAGGGAACTCCCGATCCTGCGCGGCGAGGAGTACCCGGCGCGGGCGACGAACTACGAGTACGGCACCGACAACTCCACGGTGATCAACCCGGCGGGCGCGGCCTCGTACCGCCTTTTCACCGACGCCCTGGGACGCACCACGCGGGTCGACACCTTCAGTGACGCGAACCGCGCGGCCTTCACGTCGATGCGCTACCAGTACGACGCACGGGGCCTGCTGGCCAAGGCGACCCACTCCGCGGACACCGCACGGCCGTGGTCCTGGACCTACGACCAGCGTGGCCGCATGGAGACGGCGACCGATCCGGACGCCGGTACGACCCGCACCACGTACGACAACCGCGACCGGCCGGTGACTGTCGCCAACGACCGCGGCGTGACGATCTGGAACGCGTACGACGAGCTGTCACGTCCGAAGCAGCAGCGCCTGGGCAACAGCACGGGTGCCCTGCTCTCCGAGTACACCTACGACACCGCTGCGGGCGGCAAGGGCCTGCCGGCCACCGCCACCCGCTACACCGACGGTCTGCCGTACACGCAGTCGGTCGGCGGTTACACCCGCGACTACCAGCCGACCTCGACCACGCTGTCGCTGCCGCAGTCGATCGCGGACACGTGGGGGCTGCGCAGCTCCTACACGTACGGCTACTCGTACACCGACACCGGTCTGCCGGAGTCGGCCACGGTTCCGGCCATCGGTAACTTCACCGACGAGAAGCTTCTCGTCCGGTACACCAAGGACGGGCTGCCGCTCTCGGTGTCGGGCAAGGACTGGTACGGCTCCGAGACCGTGTACTCGCCGCACGGGCAGGTGCTCCGTTC
Protein-coding regions in this window:
- a CDS encoding DNRLRE domain-containing protein; its protein translation is MTVPRLLSPLVRTRARLACTLVAVPAVLVAASVPLWLPGDDESPAQRDQGVDVVPVALGPKDESTAMAEARSTGKDVLVDKATSGTSLTWARPDGQMRTQVTAVPQRAKNSAGQWAPIDLKLTRTGNTVQPGNSPVPVRFSAGSKTPGDTTLAEMDLDGRTITYTWPGALPEPVLDGSRALYPEVLSGVDLLLVAREEGGFANLLIVKNREAAANKELGSLAYGLSSAQAVFRHDSTTGGVRIFDAKTKAEIGSVPTPFAWDSSGRDPESPTAPRLSVATPADVLELSGLQGLEPGVRQAPMPTRLDGDGTGKAVLHLDAAGTGLLTDKNVRFPVFLDPPINSGEQAWTLVHKPNPNSNFLNGTGFNGGTSEARVGYETETNGLARSFWRMAFKNIKGATVSSASFKVLNTHSWSCTKREFQLWHTGAISSGTTWNKQPSWITLQQKVSFAYGYASSCSDDYAAFNIKNAAQAAADSGSTNLTLGMRATSEGDTETWRKFKANSATLEATYNTPPKEPTGGTTNPGGACTPGPGNGVTIAKTNIVLSATATDPDGNLEKLRFRYWKTGGTVPSGVLVTPNSSGKASTTIASTTLVDKATYSWDVRSEDSSDAVSSFFPGNTTEPCRFTVDASAPAAPEVTSDDYPEATSDGATWATKKFGETGSVTFTAEGAARFEYSFEYISPLSVTANASGTATVTGLKPRHAGPTSLIVYAYDKAGNRSVLTSYTTYVPPRDDADGPGDTGGDGINDLLVVDGNGHLRTLPGDLAGELYTSLASSYTTGNKLNPAGHWFDSATGKSALIAHYDDAYPGDGITDLFARTPDGGFYLYPGDGYGSFNVDQRLRVLLPSNTPAPSTWTELLAVGDITGDKRPDLALRAGTAFWVLSGYSGASFQEAVLMEGTAWARRDLIAIRDIDVDGTPDLLWRNLDAGGMYVRHGKPGTIAGSVSLDSIKIAGNSRAGDVSYGTNWQETAIKEVISFPDSNADGVADLWAISATDGNTRLYNPSKTNTGASIKTVLSNDWRSIKAFG